The genomic window GCCGGTGAAGAATGGTTTCAGTGTTATCGTCCGCCGTATGCCCGGTTACTACGGCAGAGGCGTTATATCCTTGTGCCGATTCCAAAAAAAATTTATATCGCTCTCTCCGGGCGGTCTCTTCAATGGAACGCTTCGTTCGGATCGCAATCGTTTCGATATTGACGCTTTTCAGGATGAAGGGCAGGGAAAGTTCGTTCGACAAAGCTTGGACAAATTGTGCGTCCTCTTCCGAAGATTTTCCCCGTAGTTGATGATTAAGATGCGCTAAAAATAAACTGAGACAGAGGCTTTTCGCCGAGTTGAGGGCATGGAGAATTTTAATGAGAGCAACGGAATCGGGCCCTCCGGAGACTCCGACAATGATTGCATCATGAGGTTTTATAAGCTGGTATTTCGTTATGGTATGGAAAATCTTGTAAGAGAGTTTATCTAAGTGCATGACCAGAACTATATCTGGTTGGTTGGAGCATGTCAAGTTTAGAAATAGGTTGACTTTGGTTTTGAGGTTCGTAAAATATTCTCTGGGTATATTTTTTATCGAAAGACGCTATGGACAGAGACAAAAAGTATGTCTGGTTTTCCCTCTCGGTACTTTTCATTTGCGCGGGAATATGCGCTGGTGTCAGGGACGTCTGCGGTGAGGCGTTAAAAAGAAACAAGGTATTGCCAATAAATGTAGCCGGAATTGAGTTGGAGATAGAGTTGGCAACTACCTCCGAAGAGCAAATTTTAGGTTTAATGTATCGTGATACTTTAGACGATGATGGAGGAATGCTCTTTGTTTTCCCGAAAGAGAAACATGTATCCTTCTGGATGAAAAACACGCGTATTCCCCTCTCTATCGCCTTTATTAAGGCAGATGGCCGAATTATGCAAATAGAATCCATGAAGCCCTACAGTTTGGATTCCCACGTTTCAAGGGAAAAAGTCAAATATGCCCTTGAGATGAAAGATGGCTGGTTCCAAGCACGGAAGGTAAAAGAGGGTGATATCGTAAGGATACCACAGGCCTTTGATGGCAAGGGGGAATGAAAGATAAAGGCATAATACTCCCTGAGAAAAGGGAAGAACGTAAAAATATTTTTGCAAATAATTGACAAGATACGGATGAGAAAAACTCTTTTTGACTATTGGCTATGAAGAGCGGAATAAAAAGCGCCGGTACAAAAAAGAAAACAACAGAGAAGAAAAATAAGCAATCTTAAACCTTTTCTTGCTATAGGTATTACAAACATGACGATGTCAGTGAGTATCATGAATGAGAAAGACGGCTCGGAGATGGTTTTTGTGCCGTCGGGTGAATTTATTATGGGTGAGGAAAGAAAGGTGGTTTCTATTGAGGCCTTTTATATTGATAAATTTCCCGTAACAAATTCTCAATATAGGAAATTTCTCGGAGAGGCAGGGTCGCAGGAACCTTTATTTTGGAACAATGAGCGATTCAATCAGCCAGCACAGCCAGTGGTGGGCATTAGCTGGAAAGATGCCGTTTCTTACGCAAAATGGGCAGGAAAACGGCTTCCCCGGGAGGTAGAATGGGAAAAGGCGGCGCGGGGAACTGATGGCAGAGAGTATCCGTGGGGAAATATACAACCGGATAGCATGAAAGCTGTTTACAATCAGGACCCCAATACGGGCGCCCCGGCGCCGGTTGGCAGTCGAAAAGAAGGGGTGAGCCCTTATGGTTGTTATGACATGGCAGGCAATGTTTGGGAATGGTGTGAAGATTGGTATGAAGAAGCAAAATTTCGCGTAGTCAGGGGAGGATCATGGCTCAACCATCATTATATTCTGAGGAGCGCCTATCGGAGTTGCAGTTATCCCGAAGGAAAAGATAACAATGTCGGATTCCGTTGCGTCAAAGATGCGTAATGACTATCTTTTCATGATCCCTAATGCTTTGAGTGATAAATGGATATCGTATTTCCCATCAAACTTGAATCCTTCGTCAAAGACCTTCTTGAGATCGTAACTATTTTTAAAGTCCTCTGGTGAATCAGTTTCGGTTTTCCCCATGAGACCGCTTTCTACCAGGTTAAAAACAATATTTCCAAAGTCTGCATCCTGTTTTATACCCCAGAGTTCGAATACGGTTAAAGACATAAAACCGAATTGTTTTAACGCATATTTTCTGATACCCTCCATGAGTTGTTTGCCCGTTACATGGCGATCGGCATCCGTTGTTTTATGCTGATTTTTGCCAAGCATGTTTGTGGTGTAGTCAAGGGCCTCAAATACAAATTGGTAAGCTTGCAAAGAATAGCGCGGGTCTTTCTTCATGATCTCTTTTATCTTGTGCCATGCCTTTGTCATATCCATTACTCCAAAACTCCAAACATTAAAAAGGTTAAACGGATTCGATTCGTGGGAATAAAGGTTTCCCTCTTCGGGTGATGGTACCTTCCTGAAAATGCTCTTGAAATGCTAAACAAGGGGGCCGATCGTTTTCTAATATCCCAAGTTGTCGTTGAATTTCTGCAGCAGTTGTTGGCATGAACGGATAGATGAAAACAGAAATGTCTTTGATCGCTTGTGCCAGGGTGCCGATGACGGAGACAAGCTGCGGCCTTGACTCAGCGGTTTTCGCCAGCAGCCAGGGTTTCTTGTCTTCTATGAATTTATTCGCTTTGCCAATAAATTCCCAAATAATTTCCAGCGCTCTGCTAAACTGGAGATCTTCCATTTCATGATCCATGGTATCACGGGCAACTCGTGATGCCATCATGAGTTCATCATCCGCACGGGGAACTTCAGGGATGATTCCCTGAAAATATTTTTCGATCATGGTTAAGGTGCGTTGCAAGAGATTGCCAAGATCGTTACCAAGATCAGAATTTATCCTCTGAATGAGAGCGCTGTACGAGAAATTCCCATCTGACCCAAAAGGAACCTCTCTCAGTAAAAAATACCGGTAAGCATCCGTCCCGTAAGACCGGATAATACTGTGCGGATCTATCGCGTTTCCCAGAGATTTCGATATCTTCTGCCCCTCAATTGTCCACCAGCCATGCGCAAAGATTTTTAACGGCAAATCTATTTTTAACGACATGAGTATTGCCGGCCAGATGACTCCGTGAAACCACAGGATTTCTTTCCCGATGATATGAACGTTTGCAGGCCAGTACTTGTGAAATGTTTGCGGGTCGTCATCATACCCTAATGCAGTAATATAGTTCAGCAGGGCGTCAATCCAGACGTATATCGTATGCGTTGGATCCGAAGGAACGGGAATACCCCATTCTACGGCAGAGCGACTGATGCTGACATCTTCTATCTGAAATTTCATCCTCTGCAGTAATTCGTTTCTTCTCGACTCTGGCTGGACAAAAGAAGGGTGCTTATCATAATACTCAAGGAGATTTTTCTGATATTTCGACAACCGGAAAAAATAATTTTTTTCTTTTACTTTTTCAACCGCCCGGTTGCATTCAGGGCATTTTTTTTCTTTCAGCTGCGATTCGATCCAGAAACTCTCGCAGGGGATACAGTACCATCCTTCATATTCTCCCTCGTAGATATCGCCGTTTTCGTGGATTTGTTGAAAGATTTTTTTAACGCGACGGCAATGCCGTTCCTCAGTTGTCCGTATGAAATCATCATGTGAAATATTGAGGTCGTTCCACAAGGTTTTGAATTTTTCTACCACGTCATTTACAAATTCCAGAGGAGATTTATTACCGGTTTGCGCCGCCTTTTGGATTTTTTGTCCATGCTCGTCCGTTCCTGTCAGGAACAACACATTAGAATTCCTGGCTCTTTTATATCGGGCCAGTACGTCAGCAGCGATGGTCGTGTAAGAATGCCCGATATGCGGTATGTCATTAACATAATAGATCGGCGTGGTGAGGTAAAAGGTATTTTTACTCAAGACCACAATCCTTTTCGCAGAGATGATCACAGGCAGTTTCTTTTTGTCGCACAGAGTCTCTTACCTTGTCAATAATATCAGAAACTGATGTGCTAATCTTGCTTCCGTTCTCCAATTCAATGGTAACCTGTTGTTGTAATACATCGTAACTAACAACCTCACCAATTCCCTGCGTAGTTTTGACAACAGAACCTTTTCTCGGCACCGTATATTTTAATTCTTCATAGACTTTGTCTTCATAACGCAAACAACACATGAGTCGTCCACATCGACCGGATATCTTGGACGGATCTAACGTGGCCTTCTGATTCTTCGCCATTTTCATCGTAACAGGTTCGAGATTTTTCAGGAATGACCTGCAGCACAACTCCCGTCCACAGTGTTCGTAATCGGCCAAAAGTCTAGCTTCATCACGAACCCCGATCTGTTTCATTTCTATGCGTGCCTGGTATTCCTTTGCCAAATCTTTTACAAGCTCACGGAAATCTACGCGTCCGTTTGCAAGATAGTAGAAGATAATTTTTTTGGTTCCAAAAAGGTGTTCAACGCTCGCCAATTTCATGACGAGATTGTGGTCTTTTATCTTTTTTTGGCAAAATTTGAATTCGGTGGGAATTAACTCATCGTGGATTTTTTTCTGTTTTTCCCTGTCATCAGGGGTGGCTTTTCGCAAAATTTCTCCAAGATTTTCCGTTGTGGCATCATCGTTAATTTCTTTGACTTTCGTGACTACCTCGCCAAACTCTACGCCCCGATGAGAACGAATGATAACCGAATCGCCTTTTTTGAGAGCGTCAAAGGATGTATAGAAATCGGATGTGTTTTTCAGAACACCGTATCGAATCGTTAGAATATGTCGCATGAAGGTGTATGATAAAAGAGATGCATCCTGGCAACTACTTGGTTGTTAATAATAACAACTCTATCACGTCTTGTCAAGTTTTACGGTCTTTTGGCCAGGGTAATGTCAAGGTCTGTATCGGCAAGATAGCAAGACAGGGAAACGTAGGGCAGGAAAGCTTATTAAACCAGTAAATAGTAGGCATTCATAGGAATGAAAACCAAATAAGGATGAATATTCAAATCCAATTTTTATAGAGAGGCGCCTATGAGATCATTACCGATAAATGGTAAATCTGAATCTATGCGGAAATTTCTTTAGTGTCAGGAGTGCGCGAAAGGCAGAGAAATGGCCGGACATCATCACGATCTGTCGTTTATCCGACAGGCATCCGGATTACGACCAGATTACATTAGATCTCTCACGCAGAAAAGTAGAATGGCAGGTGTTTAATACGACTGAAATGGTTTGCATAAATCCTGCGTCAGCTTGTGCATCTGAATACTCAGGATATATCCTTTTCTTTCAGCATCTCTACCCTCCTTTGCACCGGGATAGGGAGGGTAGAGAAATTTTAGATAACGAAAAGTATTTTATGAAATCCCATCCTTAGCGTCGTTCTGCTGACCAGCTAATTCCTTTGATTTCCACTTGCTTCTTAAATAACGTAAGCCAACCAGTGCACTGCCACCGGCTGCAAAAAGGGCATAACTAATTGGCTCAGGCACAGGTTTCGGTGGTTTATTTTTCCTTCCGTTAGCATCTGCAGAGTTGACAACGATCATTGTGGACAACACAATGGCAGATAAACAACCTCCAAATGTTAACAATCTTTTTCTCATATTCCATTCCTCCTTTTTAGCGATTTTGTTAAATTTTCCATTACAACACAATTTTTGTCAGTTACCCGTTCCTTTTTCCCTCACCCTATAAACCGGCATTAGGGTAAGTACTTGACATTATTCTGCTGACAAATCACTTCCTTTTGATTTCCACCTGCTTCTTAAATAACGTAAACCAACTAACGCACTACCTCCGGCGGCAAAAAGGGCATAACTAATCGGCTCCGGCACAGGTTTCGGTGGTTTATTTTTCTTTCCGTTAGCATCTGCAGAATTGATAACAATCATCGTGGACAACACAAGAGCAGATAAACAACCTCCAAATGTTAACAATCTTTTTCTCATATTCCATTCCTCCTTTTTAACGATTTTGTTAAATTTTCCATTACAACACAATTTTTGTCAGTTACCCGTTCCTTTTTCCCTCACCCTATAAACCTGCATTAAGACAAAGCCTGCTGCAAGATTGAGACAGGACAGAAGAAACCGATGCCTGTATTTGCGTATCAGATCCTTCTCTGGAAACAGCTATTAAACAAAAAAAGCCTTACTGCCAACGGATACAACTTTTTTCGGCAGTAAGGCTATCTTTTTCTAGCTCAACTTCCTATTCGCTGGAAAAGATCCTTTCCTTTGCGTCCCCCGATCACTCGGGGTTTGCCTTTATCGTGTGCTTCTATCTTTCAGAGCTCAGCATGAACTTTTTTTGAGATATTGCAGTATATGTTATCACAGAATTCATTGTCAAGAAAAAAATAGCAAATTTATATTTCTTTTTAAAAGGCAATCTTCATGAAATATACAAAGCTTGTCTGGCTTCTCCCGCCACATAAGAGGAACCGGTAATACAGATCATGTCTTCATGGGAAGCCATTTGTTTTGCCATGATTACGGCATCTTGGACGTTATTTACTATCTCTGGCTGTTTACCGCTGATACGCTCTATCCTCTGATATAAATCTCCTGGGGCGGCAGCGCGGGGATTTTTGCTTCTGGTTACAATAATCGAGTCCGCTTCCATGACGATTTCCTTCAGGATAGTGTCCATATCCTTGTCCTGCGAGAACCCCAGCACGATGATTAACTTCCTGAAGGTGAAATTTTCTATCAGCGCCTTTTTCAGGAATCGCATGGAATCGGCGGTATGCGCAAAATCCAGAATAATACAGGGGTTTTCTGCAATAACTTCGATCCTCGCCGGACAATGGAGCGCGGCAAGGGCTTTCCGAATGGTGTCATCATTTACAGCAATGATGCCCCGCTCCCTGAGAATTTCTAATGCACCAAAAACCAAAGCACAGTTTCTTGCCTGATGAATGCCAGCAAGGGGCAGGTAAATATTGTCATAGGTATATCGCCAGGTCTTTATCCGGCACAATATCCCCCGTATGCCATCCTTCACAAGGTGTTTTACCTCTTCAATCCAAATATCCCTGCCGAGAAGATACAGGGAGGCATTCTTCTCCCTGCAGGTTTTTTCCACGACGGAAAGGGCTTCTGCCCCTTCTATACCGGATACAAGCGGAACACCTTGTTTGATGATACCGGCTTTTTCATAGGCAATGCTCGAAAGGGTGTTACCCAGGATAGAGGTATGATCGAATCCGATATTGGTAATAATTGATGCCAGCGGCACGACCACATTGGTTGAATCAAGGCGCCCGCCGAGCCCGACCTCCAAAACGGCCATTTCTGTTCGCTTCCTTTGAAAATACACCATGCTTAGCGCCGTAAGGATTTCAAAAAAGGTGGGTGATGCGGACGGAGACGTTTCCTGTAAATACCGGATGTATGGCTGCAGTTCGTCCATGATACTGGCAAACTCGGTCTCAGCTATTTTCTGACGATTTATCTGAATACGTTCTTTTAGATCAATGAGGTGGGGTGAGGTAAAAAGGCCGGTAACAAGACCGGCGTATTCCATAATGGTGGCCATCATAATAGCCGTAGAGCCCTTCCCTTTCGTGCCGGTAATATGAACACAGGAAAGGTTTTTATGGGGATTTCCCATATGAGCAAGCAATTTTTCCATCCTGTCTAAACTGAAAGTGGATGCATTATACTGGTAGCTAATCAGCTTCTCATAATCGATTGCTTTATAAAGAAATGCCATCGCCTCCTGGTAGGAGGAAAATGCTGCTTTGTCTTGTTGATTATTCATTCCTTCGTTTGTTAAGGGGTTAGTTCTTTGGTGGCGTAGAAAAAAAGGAGACTTGGCTAAAGAAAAAGCCCTCTAAATACGGTAAAAATAGTTTAATAAAGGAAACGAAACCATAAAGAAAAGGAGGGCGATATGGGAGTTACTCTATGCACAGATGGTATCACAATAGGATTTGGTTGTCAATTTCGCGTTTAATTAGGCTGCCTTCGGCAGCGATTTTTCATCTCTCCTCTAAAAAGAAAGGATTCAAAAGCTTGAGATTCCCTACTGCCAGGGCTACCGAAGAATTTTATCCGGAAAGTACTGATTGGGTTTGGTGAGAGCGTCATGGTGTGATAATCATATAGAAGGCTCCTTCACAAAGCGATGCGAAAATGTATCATAGAGGCATCGTGAAATAAACCATGAAAACAGTAAGAAAGAAGGAGGAGCAGATATGAGTTATTTTGTGGGAATAGATTTGCATTCGGATAATAGTTACGTGGGGGTGATAGATAGTGTCTGAACGAAAACGCACTTTTTGTAAAAGTGCGAGGTCGATTTTCTATTTACCAATAGATAATTTTAAGATTTGAGATTAGGGTTTTTGGCAAAAATACTGTTCTTTTACATATTTCCCTTGTTTTCCCCTTTATTTTAGCCTTGTCTGGGCGTACCTGCCTCCCGGCAGACTGTTTTTCTTCGTGTTTTTTGCTTGCTTAGGCGGCTTTTCGCAACTTTTCGCACTGCTTCCGTGCCTTCTCCTGCAGCACGTTTCCCAGCTTGTGCAAATTCGCAGCTAACACGCCCATTGCACAATATCTTTTAAAGGCATGCAGCCCTTTGTCCGGACACCTATCCAAGCCGTGATGCTCCAAACGATTGATATCCGATTCTACCGCCGAGTGCTTGTGCCTTAGCTTCTTAAATGTCTTACCCGATTCCTCTTCCTGTTCCGCCTTATTCTTCTTGCCCTTCTTGGGAAGGATTACCTCTGGTATATACAAACTCAGCAACTCTTTATTCTCTTTCTTGTAAAAACCTTTATCAAAACTTATACTCTTTATTGTGCCTTCTCCGTAACGGCTCAACAACCTATCTGCCAATGGAATTACCAACGATACATCCGCCTGTTTTTCTCCTACCACATGGTCCACGATGAAACCCCACTGATCGCTTGCTACCAGAATATTATGTCCCAACTCTACCCTTTTGTTTGACTTGCCTTTGTACAGCCACTCCGTATGCGGCTCAAACAACGAATGAACCTTTTCTGCCGCCGGTATTACCTCATCCCGGATCACCCTTCTCTCCACCAGGTCTATCTGTTTATTCAACATCCCGTGAAAATACTCCAGTGTCCCTATTTTCCCTGCATGCTTGTCTACCTGGTTCGTCGTTAGCACCTTTTCGTAGATGGCTAACAGACTCGCTCCTATCTTTTCACTCAAACCCCTCGATAATTCCAAGTAACTCCTCACATGCTCTTCCTTGTTTTTCCCCCCCGCTGCTTGACGCCTTTGCGCTTATCCTCATCAGCTTTTTTAACTCTCTCCTCCAATATTTGCTCTTGCGCCATCCTTTCCCCGCCAGGATGCCTTCCTCTATTGCATCCTCTATCATGTCCAGACTCTTGCGTCCCGCATCCCACAATAAATTCATATCGGTCGGAAAGTGTACATTCGTCTCTAACACATACGTATCCACCTTAATACACAGTCCTTCGTCCTTTTTTTTAACCAACTGATGCCCCGATGATATCACCACTTCATTTATCTGCCTGAGGGTCTCCTCATCCAACAATCTTATATTGTCCTTGATGCTCTGCATCGAAAAAACCTTCGCCTCTCCAAATGCCGTCTCAACCCCCATTATCTGCCTGATAAGTTTGTGATGGTTGGCAAAATCCTCCAACCTGTCATAATCGGCATCTAACCCTAATCTTACCACCGACAACACCAAAATATGCCATAAATCCATCCCATATCTTCCCGTCTTTTTCTTCCCCTTCGTTACCTTCGCCTCTAATATCCGGAATACCTCCTCGTTCAACTCCGGTGTAACATAGATATGTTGCAACGCCCTCAGTATCGGTGGTAGCTCATCTCGACTCTTTATTGGCAGTTTTACCCCTGAAATGGGTATGATGCCAAGCTTCAATTGCTGCTCAAATCTCTTTCTCATCTTCTATCGAATGTCCTTTGGCTAGTGGGTTAATGAACCGAATATTTGGACTCTTTATACCCAGAATCCCTTCATTTTCGCCATATTTTACCCTTTTACCCGAAAAAATTCAATGACTTTCATGAACATTTTTCACCAGCTTCTCCTTACTTTACAGGGCTCTGGGGGGTTTCCGTTCAAACACTAGATAAGAACGATAGTCGGATATTTGGGAAGAAGCTCCCCAATGATCTTGGCTTAATATTAAAGGAATTAAAGCCGTTTCAGAAAGAGATAGAAGGGATCGTGGTAGAGTCGACGTACAACTGGTATTGGCTG from Candidatus Brocadia sp. includes these protein-coding regions:
- a CDS encoding PEP-CTERM sorting domain-containing protein (PEP-CTERM proteins occur, often in large numbers, in the proteomes of bacteria that also encode an exosortase, a predicted intramembrane cysteine proteinase. The presence of a PEP-CTERM domain at a protein's C-terminus predicts cleavage within the sorting domain, followed by covalent anchoring to some some component of the (usually Gram-negative) cell surface. Many PEP-CTERM proteins exhibit an unusual sequence composition that includes large numbers of potential glycosylation sites. Expression of one such protein has been shown restore the ability of a bacterium to form floc, a type of biofilm.), translating into MRKRLLTFGGCLSALVLSTMIVINSADANGKKNKPPKPVPEPISYALFAAGGSALVGLRYLRSRWKSKGSDLSAE
- a CDS encoding PEP-CTERM sorting domain-containing protein (PEP-CTERM proteins occur, often in large numbers, in the proteomes of bacteria that also encode an exosortase, a predicted intramembrane cysteine proteinase. The presence of a PEP-CTERM domain at a protein's C-terminus predicts cleavage within the sorting domain, followed by covalent anchoring to some some component of the (usually Gram-negative) cell surface. Many PEP-CTERM proteins exhibit an unusual sequence composition that includes large numbers of potential glycosylation sites. Expression of one such protein has been shown restore the ability of a bacterium to form floc, a type of biofilm.), whose product is MRKRLLTFGGCLSAIVLSTMIVVNSADANGRKNKPPKPVPEPISYALFAAGGSALVGLRYLRSKWKSKELAGQQNDAKDGIS
- a CDS encoding formylglycine-generating enzyme family protein; the protein is MNEKDGSEMVFVPSGEFIMGEERKVVSIEAFYIDKFPVTNSQYRKFLGEAGSQEPLFWNNERFNQPAQPVVGISWKDAVSYAKWAGKRLPREVEWEKAARGTDGREYPWGNIQPDSMKAVYNQDPNTGAPAPVGSRKEGVSPYGCYDMAGNVWEWCEDWYEEAKFRVVRGGSWLNHHYILRSAYRSCSYPEGKDNNVGFRCVKDA
- a CDS encoding bifunctional folylpolyglutamate synthase/dihydrofolate synthase, which encodes MNNQQDKAAFSSYQEAMAFLYKAIDYEKLISYQYNASTFSLDRMEKLLAHMGNPHKNLSCVHITGTKGKGSTAIMMATIMEYAGLVTGLFTSPHLIDLKERIQINRQKIAETEFASIMDELQPYIRYLQETSPSASPTFFEILTALSMVYFQRKRTEMAVLEVGLGGRLDSTNVVVPLASIITNIGFDHTSILGNTLSSIAYEKAGIIKQGVPLVSGIEGAEALSVVEKTCREKNASLYLLGRDIWIEEVKHLVKDGIRGILCRIKTWRYTYDNIYLPLAGIHQARNCALVFGALEILRERGIIAVNDDTIRKALAALHCPARIEVIAENPCIILDFAHTADSMRFLKKALIENFTFRKLIIVLGFSQDKDMDTILKEIVMEADSIIVTRSKNPRAAAPGDLYQRIERISGKQPEIVNNVQDAVIMAKQMASHEDMICITGSSYVAGEARQALYIS
- a CDS encoding DUF192 domain-containing protein; the encoded protein is MDRDKKYVWFSLSVLFICAGICAGVRDVCGEALKRNKVLPINVAGIELEIELATTSEEQILGLMYRDTLDDDGGMLFVFPKEKHVSFWMKNTRIPLSIAFIKADGRIMQIESMKPYSLDSHVSREKVKYALEMKDGWFQARKVKEGDIVRIPQAFDGKGE
- the metG gene encoding methionine--tRNA ligase; this translates as MVLSKNTFYLTTPIYYVNDIPHIGHSYTTIAADVLARYKRARNSNVLFLTGTDEHGQKIQKAAQTGNKSPLEFVNDVVEKFKTLWNDLNISHDDFIRTTEERHCRRVKKIFQQIHENGDIYEGEYEGWYCIPCESFWIESQLKEKKCPECNRAVEKVKEKNYFFRLSKYQKNLLEYYDKHPSFVQPESRRNELLQRMKFQIEDVSISRSAVEWGIPVPSDPTHTIYVWIDALLNYITALGYDDDPQTFHKYWPANVHIIGKEILWFHGVIWPAILMSLKIDLPLKIFAHGWWTIEGQKISKSLGNAIDPHSIIRSYGTDAYRYFLLREVPFGSDGNFSYSALIQRINSDLGNDLGNLLQRTLTMIEKYFQGIIPEVPRADDELMMASRVARDTMDHEMEDLQFSRALEIIWEFIGKANKFIEDKKPWLLAKTAESRPQLVSVIGTLAQAIKDISVFIYPFMPTTAAEIQRQLGILENDRPPCLAFQEHFQEGTITRRGKPLFPRIESV
- a CDS encoding stage 0 sporulation protein gives rise to the protein MRHILTIRYGVLKNTSDFYTSFDALKKGDSVIIRSHRGVEFGEVVTKVKEINDDATTENLGEILRKATPDDREKQKKIHDELIPTEFKFCQKKIKDHNLVMKLASVEHLFGTKKIIFYYLANGRVDFRELVKDLAKEYQARIEMKQIGVRDEARLLADYEHCGRELCCRSFLKNLEPVTMKMAKNQKATLDPSKISGRCGRLMCCLRYEDKVYEELKYTVPRKGSVVKTTQGIGEVVSYDVLQQQVTIELENGSKISTSVSDIIDKVRDSVRQKETACDHLCEKDCGLE